TGATAACACTTCTTCTCAAAAAGACAGAGGCAGTGCGGATTGAGCAATTCTGgccaatctgtcttcttaatgttagtttcaaaatttttaccAAGGTCGGGACGGATAGGCTCACACAGGTTGCGCATACTGTGGTGCAGCCtactcaaactgctttcatgccggacaagaacatccttgaaggggtggtggtcctgcatgaaacgctccatgagattcacacgaaaaaactgGATGGAGtggtttttaaggtggatttcgagaaagcgtacgataaagtcaaatggcctttccttcaacaggcattacgtatgaagggttttgatgaagcttggcgacgccaagtagaatctttcacgcaaaaagggagtgttggaattaaagtgaatgacgatataggtctTTATTTCtagacacacaagggcctgagatatgttggcaatcttgataggtCGGGCAAAGGAGGCCGGGCAAGTAGGTGGCTCGGTGCCTCATCTAGTCgatggtggtgtgtccatcctgcagtatgccgatgatacaatcatctttatggagcatgacttggccaaagcgagaaacatgaagctggtaCTGTGCCTTTTCGAGCAATTGACCGGTCTGAAAGATCAACttccataaaagcgagttgttctattttggtagagccaaagaggaacaagatgcaTACAAGCAACTGTTTGGTTGCGATTTGGGAGCTCTTCCGTTCACTTACCTAGGTatccccattcaccatcgtaagttgACTAACAGcgaatggaagtgtatcgaggatcagtttgagaagaaactgagctgctggaagggcaaactcatgtcgtatggaggccgattgattctcattaattcggtgctcacgagtttgcctatgtttcttttatcttttttgaagtaccagttggagttaggaaaaggctggacttctatcggtcacgtttcttctggcagagtgatgaaacTAAGAGAAAGTACCGTCTAGCCAAATGGGATGTGATCTGCAGACCAAAAGATCAAGGGGGTCTTGGGGTTGAGAAccttgaagtcaagaacagatgcctACTCAGTAAGTGGCTATATAAGTTATCTACCGAGACTGCggcaacttgggcgcagattctTCGTAACAAGTATCTGTACTCTAAGACCTTGTCGCAGGTGACAGCTAGACCAACTGATTCGCCTTTCTGGAAGGGGCTAATGAGGGTCAAAGCTactttctttaatagaacaaagtttattgtcggtgATGGCAATAACActcgattctgggaggatacttggctaggtGATACACCGCTGGCACTTCAGTATCCGTCGCTATATCGTATTGTGCAGCGACGGGATGCTCTAGTTGCAACGAGTTTGCAATCCACTCCTCTTAACATTCAAtttaggagggtgcttgttggtgaCCGGTGGGAGGCTTGGATTCAtctggtgagtagactgatggaggttcagcttactcatcagcccgatcagttgtgttggaagcttactaaaTCTGGTGAATTCACAGTCAAGTCGATGTACATTGATGTCATCAACTCTAGtgttattcctagttccaaacatgtctGAAAAGTTAAGGTTCctctgaaaatcaaagtgtttatgtggtttgtacataaacaagtcattctaacgaaagataatttgatttagcgcaactggacaggttctactaggtgtagtttctgtgattggaatgaaactATCAAGCATCTTTTCTTTGATTGCCTGTTGGCGAGGGTGTTGTGGCGCtcggtgcaaattgcctttaacattactcctccgaattcggtcaggtcgttttttggaacgtggcttgttggtATAGAGGCCGAAACGGCTAGACAAATTCGAGTAGGAgcatgtgcgttgttatgggcaatttggaactgcagaaatgatttggacAGCTAGACAAATTCGAGTAGGAgcatgtgcgttgttatgggcaatttgaaactgcagaaatgatttggacAGCTAGACAAATTCGAGTAGGAgcatgtgcgttgttatgggcaattggGAActacagaaatgatttggcttttaacagaacaacaactattcattttttgcaggttgtattccggggctaatccgtatgtggtcattactcactccgacggaggccagggcgcgtttggttactggatctgtccggtgggagatggtagcgcgggatatcttcaacctgtttggatggcggtcatgtaataggataggcgattagtttacctgTCTCTCTATATTATGCCAGCTGGTTGTGGCTTCTCGGCCTTGTTTTATTTTGCTAGCTCTTTGTGAGCCAGCCTCCTTTGTTGCAGCACGTTGCAAGACATTGTtaaactactttatttatttataaatgtggccgtatgcatcgctctgatgcagaggccggggagtgcccccttttcgaaaaaaaaagagttgGACATACTTCTCCTTATGTACACAATGTTTGAACCAGGTTGTGTATATGGTACAGAAAATTGTCGAAGCAGAGGAGTGTACATGACCTGAAATTGTTATAGGTCAATAGAAGAATCATACTCTTTTTATAGAAAACGGGCACACGCCTTGGTTTCATTTTATTAGAATGTAATCACAAGTGCACAAAGAGCGTGATTTCTCagatgtgagcacaggagcaagcATCAAATTTAGTTCATAAACAGTTGAAAAAATAACAATAGCCAGAGGTCGGAGTGCAAGCACGATCATCAATCAGCTAGAAAAAATGTTGACCGGACCAACAGCACGGCGGCACTACATTTACATGCTCCCCGACGGTGATGACGGTGGCTGCTGGCTGATGTCGTTTCAGAGGATAGGAGGGCCACCGGTGCTAGAACAAGGTAAGGTAGTCCGACAGATGGGGATAGACTCAGAGAGAGTGGCGATGGAGCAAATGGTTAACCCTAGCTCACAGATTGCCAGGTAGAGGTACAGAAAGGGAACAGAGGAAAGGAAGGAGATGATGGGTTCGTAGGGACTGTTTTGCACAGTTAAATGATTTTGCAAGGTCCACTCTGTAAAATATACCGGCAGCCACCTCATGATAACATCCCGCCCATCAATTTTCAATCCACTGGCGCAGAATGGCTCGGAGCATCTGGTGCATGAGTCCGGCCGTTGCACAGGATACATTCTCTATCTGAGATACTGGTGCAATCAATCGATGCGAAATTGAGTTCACATTTATTCCCGAAGCATGGCTCTCGCATAGGCACATACACCATTAATTCATTTTATTTATCCTGTGCACACTCACCACACTAATTAAAAAGCAGATTGGCTTGACTAGGCCCAGTAGCAGACACCTTCTCCACCCCTCGCGTTAGGAATGGGCACCTTGCAGACCGCAGGCACGCTCGCCGCTGTGAGCTTCATCACCTCCTTCCGACAACCCGGGAACACCTCCGTTCCCTCCCGCGCGCCGAGCTCCTGATACACGCTGTTCAGCATGCTGCCGAGGTCATGGCACCTGCACCAGTCGTTGGTGATGTTGGCGAGCTCCTGGCAGCAGTCTCTTTGGATAGCCTCCGGCACCTGGTTGCCCACGCACTGGAGCTTCACCATTGCTCGGCATCCCGTGAGCGGGCTCACCCTGTGGCCCATCGCCGGATCACACCACATCCAAGGACCACTGTTATGGCTCCCCACGCCGTACTCGGCCGCCATTGGTGTCGCCACCAGCATGCATAGTAGGAGCACCAAGAACATGGTCTTCATCCACATTGTTCCGATTCAGCCCTATCTTACTTAGTTGTCTGTATGGGTAGCTATACTCTTGATCTCTGGACGGTTTATATAGCTAGAGAAACCTAATTAAAGaggtgctcatgatctccatcggTCGCTTTTGCCCGGTGCCAACGGCGTTTGCTTGCACGCCTCCATTCTCAATCTAGTGTCGTGAGGTATTTTGGCATGCACTGGAACATTGTGATTACGACCCATAGTTTGTTAATCAC
Above is a window of Triticum aestivum cultivar Chinese Spring chromosome 6B, IWGSC CS RefSeq v2.1, whole genome shotgun sequence DNA encoding:
- the LOC123133035 gene encoding alpha-amylase inhibitor 0.28-like is translated as MWMKTMFLVLLLCMLVATPMAAEYGVGSHNSGPWMWCDPAMGHRVSPLTGCRAMVKLQCVGNQVPEAIQRDCCQELANITNDWCRCHDLGSMLNSVYQELGAREGTEVFPGCRKEVMKLTAASVPAVCKVPIPNARGGEGVCYWA